One Cupriavidus pauculus genomic window, CAGCTGGGAGTATCGCGCCATTCCGAAGCTCGTCGAAAGCGTGTTGCAGGCCAACCGCCGCTATATCGCGGCGACGCGCGACCTGCTGCTGCGCAAGAGCAGCGACGACTTTGCGTATCGCGTGCAGCGCAAGCAGTTCATGGACAGCCTGTCCGCGCTGATCTCGTCGTTCCAGCGCATGCTCGACGAGCCGCGCAGCCGGCACCGGGCCGTGGACAACCTGAATCGCTTCATTCTGCAGAACTACCTCGTGGCCGCGCATATCGCGGCGGCGCGGATCCAGGTGCGGCAGCACTACGCGGAGCTGGACCTGCCGGCGGCGGAAGCGGCGGTGGCGCAGGCGACCGATGCCGCGACGCGCAGCCTCGAGCTGGCGAGCGAGCGGCTGCAGGGCGAGGAGATCCACGGCGCGCGCGGTGTGGGCTTTATCCGCACGCCCGCGGAAGTCGCGGTGGCGGGCCTGGCGGCAACCGAGGCCGGTGCGGCCGATGTCCTGATGGCGACGTCGGAAGCGCCGGCAGCCGCGCGGGACGAGGCGCAACCGGTGGCCGAGCCCGAGGCGCAGGCCGAGGCCCTCGCGGAAGCGGATCAGAAGGAAGCCGAAGCCGACGCCGCCAGCGAACGCCGCGCGCGCCTCGCGGATTCGGCGGACCGGCGCAAGGCGGAAGTACTGGTGCAGGCCGCGACTTCGGGCGAACTCGGCGCCAGCGAGATCACGCAGTTCGCGCCCGACGGCGCCTCCACGGCGAGCTCCACGGGCCGCGCGGCCAATGCGTTGCTCGAACGGCGCCTGCGCGCGCTGCGCGAGGACACGGCCAAGATCGCGCTACGGACAGGCGCGATCGGGCGGGCGATGCGGAAGGAAGACTGAATCGGCGTCGCGCGCTCGCGCATTCATTCATCGTCCGGCGCCGGCAACGTCAACATCCCGCTGTTGTACTGGTAAGCGTAGATCTCCCCGTACCGTCCCCAGGCGATGACCACCGCCAGCACCCGCTCGGCCTCCTCGGGCTTGAGGAACGCCTCGAGCTCGCGCAACACCTGCTCCTCGCCGACTTCCCCATCCTCCGCGGCCTCGAGCTCGCGGCGGATATGGGCGGCCAGCGCCACGTGCCGCAGCAACTGCCGCCCGAACAGCACCTTGCGCTCCGCGGGCTCCGCGGCATAGTAGGCACGCCCGAGCGCGGTCGCCGTGATATCGCCGCGTTCGAGCGTGGCAAGCTGCAGCAGTTGCAGCGCCTCGCACGCGGGCAGCAGTTCGTCATCGGTGAGGCCGGCCTCGCTGGCCAGATGCGGCAGATCCGCGCGCCCGAGAAAGGGCGCCTCGAGCAGCAGATCGAGAATCCCTTCCATCCGGCTGATATCGGCATTGGGCAGACGGAAGCCGATCTGCTGGGCGGCCGCCATCGTCGCCATGCGCGGCCCCATCGCCGCGGGCGAGGTCATCAGCGCATACACTTCGTCGATCAACGCGCGCACCTGCGCATCGTCGCGATTGCGCGGCCGCGGGAACGGCACCTTCACTTCCGCCCGCACGCGCCCCGGATCGCTCGACAGAATCACGATGCGGTCGGCCATCATCACCGCTTCTTCGATATTGTGCGAAACGATCAGGATGCTGCGAATATTCGCGCGCCCCGACTCCCACAGATCGATCATCTCGTCGCGCAGCGTCTCGCCGGTCAGTACATCGAGCGCGGAGAACGCTTCGTCCATCAGCAGCAGATCGGGTTCGGTCACCAGCGCGCGCGCAATGCCCACCCGCTGCCGCATGCCGCCCGACAACTCGCGCGGCAATGCGCTGTTGAAGCCGGACAGGCCGATCAGATCGATCGCCGCCTCGGCGCGCCGCGCGCGTTCGGCCTTGGGCACGCCCTGCGCCTCGAGCCCGAGCTCCACGTTCTGCTGCACGGACAGCCACGGAAACAGCGCGAACGACTGGAATACCATCGCGATGCCCTCGGCCGCGCCGGCCAGCGGCTGCCCGCGAAACCGTACCTCGCCGTGATCGCTCGCCACGAGCCCCGCCATGATCCGCAGCAGGGTGGACTTGCCCGAGCCCGAGCGGCCGAGCATGGCCACGATCTCGCCCTCGCGCAGGGTCAGGTTCACCCCCTCGAGCACCGAGCGATCGGCATGGTCGGCCGTGCGAAATACCTTGCCCACGTTGTGCAACGCAATCACGGGAGGTTTCGCTGCCGCGTTGTCCGCCACCCCTGCGACGATCTTGTCCTGATCCGCCATCATCCAATCCTCACCGAGGCCTAGAGTCGATTGCGCGACTGCGCAATGTCATACAGCCGGTTCCACAGCAGCCGGTTGAACCCGACCACGAACAGCGCCATGACGCCGATGCCGAGCGCGATGCGCGGAAAGTCGCCCTTCGCGGTCATTTCGGCAATGTAGCTGCCGAGCCCGGTCGCGACGAGCGTGCGATCGCCCCACGTCACGTACTCGGACACGATGCTCGCGTTCCACGACCCGCCGGCCGCCGTCACGAGTCCGGTCAGCAGGCTCGGGAACACGGCCGGCAACAGAAAGCGGCGCCACACGAGCCAGCCCCGCAGCCCGAAGTTGCGCGCGGCCAGCCGCAGCTCGGTCGGAATGCCCGACGCCCCGGCCACCACATTGAACAGGATGTACCACTGCGTGCCGAAGATCATCAGCGGACTGAGCCAGATCTCGGGGTTCAGGCCGAGCTTTACGATTGCCATCACCGCGATCGGAAACATCAGGTTGGCCGGGAATGCCGCGAGGAACTGCGCGATCGGCTGGGCAATGCGCGCCAGCGACGGATTCAGGCCGATGCGGATGCCGATCGGCACCCAGATCACCGCGGCGATGGCGATGAGCACGATCACGCGCGTCATCGTCAGCACGCCAAGCCACAGCACATGCGCCGCCTCGGCCCAGCCCACCTCGCCATGCACGAACCACAGCACGCGCCCGAGCGCGATCAGCGCGACGAGCAGGATCGCGCCATCGCGCGCGCGGTCCTTCCACCCCGCGCGCACGGGCACCGGGGCGGGGCGCCCGACCAGGCGATGCCGCGCGCTCCACGCCAGCGAGCGTCCCGCCAGCGCGGCGGTGGCCTTCAGCAGCGTATGCACCCATGCCGACCGCCGCAGCAGGTTCAGCACCCACGACTGCGGCGCATCGTCCTGCGACAGCGTCTCGAAGCGGAAACGATCGGCCCATGCGACCAGCGGCCGGAACAGCAGCTGGTCGTACAGCACGATGCCGACCAGCATCGCGACGATCGCCCAGCCGATCGCGGCCAGGTTCTGCTGCTGGATCGCGAGCGCGATATACGAGCCGATGCCTGGCAGGCGGATGTCGTGCCCCGATACCGAGATGGCTTCCGACGCGACGACGAAGAACCAGCCGCCCGACATCGACATCATCATGTTCCACAGCAGGCCCGGCATCGCGTAGGGGACCTCGAGGCGCCAGAAGCGCTGCCATGCGGACAGGCGCAGCATCGTCGCCGCTTCGAGCAGATCGCCGGGAATCGTGCGGAACGACTGATGGAGGCTGAACGCCATGTTCCACGCCTGCGACGTGAAGATCGCGAAGATCGCCGCGCATTCCACGCCGGCGAGGCTGCCCGGAAACAGCGCGATAAAGCCGGTGACCGTGATCGACAGAAAGCCGAGCACGGGAATCGACTGCAGGATATCGAGCGCCGGCACGAGGATCTTCTCCGCCGTGCGGTTCTTCGAGGCGAGCGCCGCGAACGCGAACGAGAACAGCAGCGACGCGCCGAGCGCGGCCAGCATGCGGATGCTCGTGCGCATCAGGTAGTAGGGCAGGTAGGCGACGTCGAGCCGCACGTCCAGCGCCTCGCCGGGCTGGTAGGGCACGTTCATCTGCTGCGCGGTGTACGCGACGATGACGATCACGGCGAGAATGATCGGCAGCAGCGCGAAGTCGAAGCGATTTGGCGGCGCGGTCAGCAGCTGCCCGTCGTAGCCGGGCGCGGCGGTACGGTCGTGGTTCGTTGGCATGGGCGGGCCCCGGTGGAAAGCAGCGTCCGGAGCACACGGAGCGCGCGTTGTCATTCCCCTAACGCGCGAACGGGCTAGGTAGTTTACCTAGGGCGATGGACGTATGCTGCTGGCTATCCGATCGATTTTCGACAACCCACCGACATCCCGATGACACAAGACATCTGGCATCTGACCGCCCACGGCGTGGTCCAGGGCGTGGGCTACCGCGCCGCCTGCCTCGAGCGCGCAACGGCGCTCGGCCTGACGGGCTGGGTCCGCAACCGGACCGATGGTACGGTCGAGGTCATGGCCGCCGGTCCAATCGAACGGCTCGAGGCATTGCGGGAATGGATGCAGAAGGGCCCGCCCGCCGCGCGCGTCTCGCGGGTCGATGCCAAAACGGGGGAGGGTCCTTTCGACCGGTTCGACCGTTTCGACTGGTTGCCGACGGCCTGACGTTACAGCTGGCTCGGCTGGCTCAGCTAGCCAGCCAGTCGATACCCGGCCGCCCATGCCGGGCCAGGAAATCGTTGGCCGCGCGGAAATGCCCGCAGCCCAGAAAACCGCGATGCGCCGAGAGCGGCGACGGGTGCGGAGCCTCGAGCACGCAATGATCGTCACCCGCGAGCAGCGCGCGCTTGGCCTGCGCATGGCTGCCCCACAGCATGAA contains:
- a CDS encoding ABC transporter permease, giving the protein MPTNHDRTAAPGYDGQLLTAPPNRFDFALLPIILAVIVIVAYTAQQMNVPYQPGEALDVRLDVAYLPYYLMRTSIRMLAALGASLLFSFAFAALASKNRTAEKILVPALDILQSIPVLGFLSITVTGFIALFPGSLAGVECAAIFAIFTSQAWNMAFSLHQSFRTIPGDLLEAATMLRLSAWQRFWRLEVPYAMPGLLWNMMMSMSGGWFFVVASEAISVSGHDIRLPGIGSYIALAIQQQNLAAIGWAIVAMLVGIVLYDQLLFRPLVAWADRFRFETLSQDDAPQSWVLNLLRRSAWVHTLLKATAALAGRSLAWSARHRLVGRPAPVPVRAGWKDRARDGAILLVALIALGRVLWFVHGEVGWAEAAHVLWLGVLTMTRVIVLIAIAAVIWVPIGIRIGLNPSLARIAQPIAQFLAAFPANLMFPIAVMAIVKLGLNPEIWLSPLMIFGTQWYILFNVVAGASGIPTELRLAARNFGLRGWLVWRRFLLPAVFPSLLTGLVTAAGGSWNASIVSEYVTWGDRTLVATGLGSYIAEMTAKGDFPRIALGIGVMALFVVGFNRLLWNRLYDIAQSRNRL
- a CDS encoding acylphosphatase yields the protein MTQDIWHLTAHGVVQGVGYRAACLERATALGLTGWVRNRTDGTVEVMAAGPIERLEALREWMQKGPPAARVSRVDAKTGEGPFDRFDRFDWLPTA
- a CDS encoding nitrate/sulfonate/bicarbonate ABC transporter ATP-binding protein, which produces MADQDKIVAGVADNAAAKPPVIALHNVGKVFRTADHADRSVLEGVNLTLREGEIVAMLGRSGSGKSTLLRIMAGLVASDHGEVRFRGQPLAGAAEGIAMVFQSFALFPWLSVQQNVELGLEAQGVPKAERARRAEAAIDLIGLSGFNSALPRELSGGMRQRVGIARALVTEPDLLLMDEAFSALDVLTGETLRDEMIDLWESGRANIRSILIVSHNIEEAVMMADRIVILSSDPGRVRAEVKVPFPRPRNRDDAQVRALIDEVYALMTSPAAMGPRMATMAAAQQIGFRLPNADISRMEGILDLLLEAPFLGRADLPHLASEAGLTDDELLPACEALQLLQLATLERGDITATALGRAYYAAEPAERKVLFGRQLLRHVALAAHIRRELEAAEDGEVGEEQVLRELEAFLKPEEAERVLAVVIAWGRYGEIYAYQYNSGMLTLPAPDDE